In Salmo trutta chromosome 28, fSalTru1.1, whole genome shotgun sequence, one DNA window encodes the following:
- the LOC115165754 gene encoding sodium-coupled neutral amino acid transporter 3-like, producing the protein MDVGRSMELQKMNGQHSRDLGPDKLNLEEGFDGLEFMAERDEFLPGTRPGIKAPQFTDFEGKTSFGMSIFNLSNAIMGSGILGLAYAMSNTGIILFLILLLFIAILSAYSIHLLLRSAGVVGIRAYEQLGHRAFGQPGKVLAGSIITMHNIGAMSSYLFIVKSELPLVMQAFLGLTENTGEWYLDGRYLIIIVSVIIIFPLSLMRHLGYLGYTSGFSLSCMVFFLISVIYKKFNIPCPLEEITSHSNHSAYALKESHGNHSFVTPAYVNSDVDFCEPQLFTINTQTAYTIPILAFAFVCHPEVLPIYTELQDATKKRMQTVANISILAMFVMYGLTAIFGYLTFFGGVESELLHTYIKVDPLDTLILCVRMAVLVAVTLTVPVVLFPIRRALLQLLFPEKPFHWARHITIAVCLLIIVNLLVIFVPTIRDIFGIIGATSAPSLIFILPGIFYIRIVPEETEPLKSKPKIMASCFAVLGFIFMVMSTSFIIIDWVSGESRSGGGH; encoded by the exons ATGGATGTAGGGAGAAGTATGGAGCTCCAAAAGATGAACGGGCAACATAGCAGAGACCTTGGCCCAGATAAGCTCAATTTAGAAGAAGG GTTTGATGGGCTGGAGTTTATGGCAGAGCGGGATGAGTTCCTGCCAGGGACGAGGCCAGGAATAAAGGCACCTCAGTTCACTGAT TTTGAGGGTAAGACTTCATTTGGAATGTCCATCTTCAATCTCAGCAATGCCATCATGGGCAGTGGAATTCTGGGATTAGCGTACGCCATGTCCAATACCGGTATCATCCTCTTCCT TATCCTGTTGCTATTCATCGCCATTTTGTCAGCCTATTCCATCCACCTCCTCCTGAGAAGTGCAGGAGTTGTAG GCATCCGTGCCTATGAGCAGCTAGGGCACCGTGCCTTTGGACAACCAGGCAAAGTTTTGGCTGGCTCCATCATCACCATGCACAACATTGGAG CGATGTCCAGTTACCTCTTCATTGTGAAGTCTGAGCTCCCGTTGGTCATGCAGGCCTTTCTGGGCCTGACGGAAAATACTGG agagtgGTATTTGGATGGGAGGTACCTGATCATCATTGTAAGCGTCATCATCATCTTCCCACTCTCACTCATGAGACACCTTG GTTACCTTGGTTACACCAGTGGCTTTTCTCTCTCCTGTATGGTTTTCTTCCTCATCTCG GTGATCTATAAGAAGTTCAACATCCCGTGTCCACTGGAGGAAATAACCAGTCACAGTAACCACTCAGCGTACGCCCTGAAGGAGAGTCATGGTAACCACTCATTCGTCACCCCGGCCTACGTCAATTCTGATGTGGACTTCTGTGAACCACAGCTATTCACCATCAACACGCag ACTGCATATACCATCCCTATCCTGGCTTTTGCTTTTGTCTGCCACCCTGAGGTGCTTCCCATCTACACAGAGCTACAAGA TGCCACCAAGAAACGTATGCAGACGGTTGCCAACATCTCCATTCTGGCCATGTTCGTCATGTACGGGCTAACCGCTATCTTCGGTTACCTTACCTTCTTTG gTGGAGTAGAGTCCGAGCTCCTTCATACATACATTAAAGTGGACCCCTTGGACACACTGATCCTGTGTGTGCGTATGGCTGTGCTGGTGGCTGTTACTCTTACTGTCCCTGTGGTTCTCTTTCCG ATTCGCAGGGCCCTGCTGCAGCTGCTGTTCCCTGAGAAGCCCTTCCACTGGGCTCGCCACATCACCATCGCTGTGTGTCTCCTTATCATCGTCAACCTACTGGTCATCTTCGTGCCCACCATCCGAGACATCTTCGGTATCATCG GGGCGACCTCTGCACCCAGCCTGATCTTCATCCTCCCGGGAATCTTCTACATCAGGATTGTTCCTGAAGAAACGGAACCTCTAAAATCCAAACCAAAGATTATG gCTTCCTGTTTTGCTGTCTTAGGCTTCATCTTCATGGTGATGAGTACGTCATTCATCATTATTGATTGGGTGTCCGGAGAGTCTCGGAGTGGAGGCGGACACTAG